A window of the Euwallacea fornicatus isolate EFF26 chromosome 15, ASM4011564v1, whole genome shotgun sequence genome harbors these coding sequences:
- the LOC136343586 gene encoding RNA-binding protein 7 → MDDAKTVWVGNLSNQITEELLYELFLQAGPVERVKIPTDREGRQQNYGFVTFKHEPSVPYTTQLFQGVRLFDKTLNIQPRNGGPQRDKQDMSLHQVQRSFSYPADVSNAFRQNEHTRYDQQGAKESSHNISDLTKMGKAMNINQNYQESGNDYDHGTNHRFQGEKHFNRHTSWQGGKSKRDYNHSRFENTYDNDRHNDYGNNRNHRNNSSKRNFGRNNGRRNQRNY, encoded by the exons atGGACGACGCTAAGACCGTCTGGGTGGGCAACTTGTCAAACCAAATCACAGAAGAATTGCTTTACGAACTATTCCTACAAGCAGGTCCAGTCGAAAGAGTGAAAATTCCAACTGACAGAGAGGGTAGACAACAGAATTACGGTTTTGTCACTTTTAAACATGAACCCTCAGTACCTTACACCACCCAGCTTTTCCAAGGAGTGCGGCTTTTtgataaaacattaaatattcagCCAAGAAATGGAGGACCCCAGCGAGACAAGCAGGATATGTCTTTGCACCAAGTACAAAGGAGTTTTTCATATCCTGCAGATGTTTCTAATGCTTTCAGGCAAAATGAGCATACAAG ATATGATCAGCAAGGGGCCAAAGAATCAAGCCATAACATAAGTGATTTAACGAAAATGGGAAAGGCTATGAATATTAACCAGAACTACCAGGAAAGCGGTAATGACTATGACCATGGAACAAACCATCGTTTCCAAGGCGAGAAACACTTTAACAGGCATACAAGTTGGCAAGGAGGTAAAAGCAAGAGGGACTATAATCACTCAAGGTTTGAGAATACATATGACAATGATAGGCACAATGATTATGGAAATAATAGAAATCATAGAAATAACTCTAGTAAAAGGAACTTTGGTAGGAATAATGGGAGAAGAAATCAGCGGAATTATTGA